The nucleotide sequence CGGGCGACGCACCGCGCGGCGGCCCTCATGGCGCAGAAGCGGTTCGACGCGAAGCTGATGCACACCCACACCTTCCCGCTGGACGAGGTCCCGAAGGCGTTCAAGTATTTCCGGGAGCGGATCGAGGACGCGATCAAGGTGGTCGTGAAGGGGCACTGA is from Thermodesulfobacteriota bacterium and encodes:
- a CDS encoding alcohol dehydrogenase gives rise to the protein RATHRAAALMAQKRFDAKLMHTHTFPLDEVPKAFKYFRERIEDAIKVVVKGH